A segment of the Verrucomicrobiia bacterium genome:
TCTGAGTCGGCCGCAACGCGGGGGTGTGCTTGTTTGTTCATCCGCCCACGCGCGGTCGCAAAATTGAGCAGAGGGGGTGCCACCCGGTTGAGCACCCATCGGCCGGCTGCCTGCGGTTTTGGCCGAAAACTTGCGGTGGGACAACGGGTTGGCAAGCTCGTTGGGTGCCGGAGGCTTTCCGTGCCGAACAGGTGGAGACGCGGGGCAGACCCAGGATTATCTCGTCACCCACGATTATTGTCATGGCAGAACGAACGTGACGCGCGCGATAACCAATGCAAAATATCCAACGCAACATAGTGTTTCGCAGTGACGACGGTTTGGACACGCAGGGGAACATCATCCGGCTGGCTTTGCAAACGGTGGTTTTCGAAGTGCCAAACCCGACAGTGACGTTGAGGCTCTCACAGGTTTTGGAGGGGTTCAAGGTTCTGACCGGCGATGCCGCGTTTTTTGCCGGTCGAGCCGTTGTGCGCAACATCATTCACACCGGGCATTCGGTTGTATGCGAGGCAACTCTGGATCATTCATTGGGCCATGCGCTTCTGGATGCCGCATCCGCCCATCAACGCGGGGCTTACTGGCAGGAGCGGTTTAAAGAATTTGTTCAGGGGTGGCAGCGTGAATATCGCGTGCTGCCGGAGTTCAAGTCGGTCATCGCCGACATGCAAAGCTTTTTGGAGGAATTGCGGATCTGGTTGGACCGTCTCGAAACCGAAATTCAAAGCCTGCCCCAAGATGAAGCCGTCCGTTTGGAGCAGTTCGTAATCAGCGAACTCAAGGAGCCGGTGACCAGCGCCATTGATTCATTTGTGGATCCGTTTGAAGACATCGCGAGCAGGCTTGGAGGCGAGATGGAGGCGGTTCACCGGATTCATCTCCGGCGTCAGCTTCACCCCTTGTTGCTGACGTCTCCGTTTGCATACCGCACCTTCACCAAGCCCCTTGGTTATGCCGGCGACTACGAGGTGGTGGACATGATGCTGCGTTCTCCGGATGAAGGGAAGACGCTGTTCGCCAAGATGATCAACATTTGGCTGGTTGGTCAGGCTCCGGCTGAGGCGCACCGAAACCGGGTGGCCTACTTGGTCCGAATACTGGTCGAGGAGACGCTGCGTGTTTCAGCGGCAGGTCAGCGTGCGCACATTTTCAACCTCGGTTGTGGGCCGGCTGAGGAGGTGGGACGTTTTTTGAACACCGAGGCGGTCAGTGACTTTGCCGACATGACCCTGCTGGATTTTAACGAGGAAACCATCACCCAGCTCCGTCGTAAGCTCGATCACATCCGGGTCACGCGGCGTCCGCGGGCGAGATTCGAGGTCATCCGGAAATCAGTCCAGCAGGTGCTCAAGGATGCAAGCCGCGCCATCAAGAACGAATCCCGACCCAGCTATGACTTTGTATATTGTGCGGGTCTTTTTGATTATTTGACGGATCCGGTGTGCAAGCACCTGATGAATGTCTTCTACGACATGCTCGCGCCAGAAGGGCTGTTGGTGGCGACAAATGTGAGCGACGCAATGAACCAAACCAGACCGTTCCGGTATTCCATGGAATACATGCTCGACTGGCATCTGATCTATCGCGATGGAGTCGGATTCAGAAAGTTGGCACCGGACAAAGCGCCGGCCGATGCCGTTGTTTGTATGTCTGATACGACTGGCGTAAATGTTTTTATAGAGGTTCGCAAACCCCGTCATGGCTGAGTCCTTCATAGATTCCAAGCAGCTTCGTTTGGCCTTTGCGGACTATGATCGGCGCGTCATCGTCAACAACGTCCAGGTGGGTTGTCTGATTGGTGTCCTGTTGATGCCTGCCGGGACCATTCTGGATTGGTTTGCCTATCCGCCAAACCAGTATCCCGGTGTGTGGGCGAATTTCCTGAAGATCCGCCTGCTGTGCTCGGTCTTGATTGCACTTTTTTGGTTTGCCGTGGTTAGTCCGGCAGGTCGCAAGCACCCACGCGTCCTGGGCGTCTTGCTGGCGATGTTCCCCACCTTTTTCATCGCGCTCATGATTTACCTGCAGGGTGGCTCGGAATCGCCCTACTACGCGGGATTGAATCTCGTGTTGCTCGTCATCGGGTTTGTATTGCACTGGACGCTGGGGGAGAGTGCGGTGGCTGTCAGCTTGGTGGTCTTGATGTATGTCGGTGCCTGCGCCATGCACGGTCCAATCAACCGGCAGGGCTTTGCCAACAACATGTATTTTTTGGTGCTCACGGGCATTATTGTGGTGACCGGGAGTTATGTTCACAGCCGGTGGCGGTTCCGTGAATTCGCCTTGCGTTACGAATTGGACCGGAACCGCCGCGAACTGGAAATCAGCAACCAGCAGCTCAACAACAAGAAGGGCGAGTTGGAGTCTAGCAACTCTGCCCTGAGCCAGAAGAAGGAGGAATTGGAGGCGAGCAATCTTCAGTTGAGCCAGCGCACGGATGAGTTGCAGCGGACCCTGGTCGAACTCCGGCAGACCCAGGATCAGTTGATCACCAAGGAAAAGCAGGCCTCGCTCGGCGTGTGGAGCGCGGGCATCATCCACGAGATGAACAATCCGCTGAATTTTGCCCGCACCGGTTTGTATGCGCTGCGCAACAAGGAGAAGCTGCTGCCGCCCGCCGAGCAGGCCGAGTTCAAGGAGGTGGTGGCCGACATCGAAGACGGCATCAAGCGCGTCCACACGATTGTTTCGGATCTTCGCACGTATGCTCATCCGGGCCGCGAGGAGAGCGAGGATGTGCCGCTGGCCGACATCGTGCGCGTGGCGTTGCGGTTCTTCAGCAGTGATTTGCAGGGGCGCGTCGAGGTGATCCAGGACATTCCGTCGGAGCTGTCCATTCAAGCCAACCGGAACAAGATGATTCAAGTGCTGGGGAACCTCCTGCAAAACTCGGTTGACGCGCTCAAGGCCAAACAGTTTGATGAGGGCCACCCCCAGATCCGGATTGACGGCCGGCAGGCGGATGGCCGGGTGCGTCTGGTCTTGCGGGACAACGGGCCGGGCATCGACAAGCAGCATCTCGACAAGATTTTTGATCCGTTCTTCACCACCAAGGATGTGGGGGAAGGGATGGGATTGGGACTGGGCATTTGCTATCGCATCGTCCACGAGTTCGGTGGAACCATTTCGGTGCAGACGGAGTTGGGGCAGTTTTGCGAGTTTACGCTGGATTTCCCGGCTGACAGGATGGAGCCGCAACCCGCGTAGCCAGGGGACGTATGGACAATTATTACGATTACAAGAAATTCGCGATTCTCTACGTGGATGACGAGGAGAAGTCGCTCAAGAATTTCACCCGCGCCTTTGGCGAAAGCTTCCGCATTCTCACCGCCCCCAATGCACAACGGGGACTGGCATTGCTGGAAAAGCATCAAACCGAGATTGGCGTGCTGATGACCGATCAACGCATGCCCGGCGAAAAGGGCGTCTGGTTGCTGGAACGGGCGCGCCACCTGCAGCCCCGCATCATCCGGATTCTGGTCACGGCCTACACGGACATGGATGCGGCGATTGCGGCGGTCAACACCGGTTCCATCTACAAGTTCATCATGAAGCCGTGGGATCCGCCGCAGCTCGACAACAACCTGCGCCGGGCGCTGGAATTTTTCATGGTGCAGCGGGAGCGCGATCAGTTGTTGAAGGAGAAGCTTTCCGTGATTCACAACATGATGATTGCGGACCGCATTGTAAGCCTTGGTCTGCTGGCCCAGGGGCTGAGCCACCACATCCGCAATCCGTTGCAGGCCGTGAAAACATTTCTCGATCTGGCGCCGGCCAAATTGGAGGAGGAAAAACTGGATGCCAGCGGGCTGCGCGATCCGGATTTTTGGAAGGAATATTATCAGAACGCCCAGACCCAGCTGGATAAAATCACCAACCTCCTCAAGGATCTCTGGTCCGCGCCTGAAAAGCCGGATTCCTCCTTCGGCAGCCGGGTGCAGGTGGGAGGCGTGGTGGACAAAGAAGTCGCCTTGATCCGGCCGAGCCTTGAGGCGAAGGACATCACGGTCATCAATACCATTCCTGTCGACCTGCCGGAGATTGGCGTGGATGCGCAGAAATTCCATCGCCTCTTTGAACTTCTATTGCGGGATGAACTGGCCAGCCTGCCCCAGGGCGCCAAGATCACTTTCACCGGCCGGTATCTGAGCGAGACGCCTTCGGGTCAGCCGGAGGTGGAGATCATGGTGACCGATGACGGGCCGGGGCTCCCCAAGGAGGCTTTGCGAATTCTCTTCGACCCCTTCGTCGTGCGCATGGACATGCCGTCCGAGTATGGCATCAACCTCATGGCGTGTTTCTTCATCGTGCATCATCACGGAGGAAAAATCACGGCACAAAGCCACACCGGCACCGGCACCACGTTCTCCATCCGCATGCCGGTCAATCCGAGCCAGACTCCCATCGAAGATCGGGCCGAGTTTCTGCAAAAAATTCTGCTCAACGAAACGCTGTGGGAAAAACTGATCTCCACCCCGGAATGAGCTGGGCTGCGGCGATCAGTTTTTATCCGCGTTAATTCAAGCCATTATTCCGCGCAACACCACCGGGAACGCCCCGGTGGCGCCCACATGTCCTTCCTGGAAAAATATTTGTGGGTTTGCCCTGATGGCGTTGCCGCAGCGGATTTGCTAAACCGGGCGGGTGAGGAATGAATTGACCCGTCGAGAAACTTATGGGTTAACTGACCCATCCGGAAAAGGTCAATTCGGGCGATGATCCTCACGGTATTCAAATTGTTGAACGGGAAGATGTAGGGTGGATTCGTTGGACGTAGTTTGAGGCGGGACGCCCACAGCAAACCGAACCGGGTCATGACCGCATCGTCGGTCGAGGATTGGGATAGAAGCAGATGAAAACACTTTTAGTGCTGGCACCACACCCTGAATTGGCCGACTCCATGCGCACAGGCCTGAATCCTGAGCACTACCGTGTGGTGCACCGGGTCAGCGCGGAGGAAGCCGAACCGTTGCTGGTGCACGGCCTGGTGGATGCCTGTGTATTGGATTTGGAACTCAGCGGGGTTCAAGGGATCTGGATGATCGAGAAGCTGCGGCGCAAATCTCCCCGCATTCCGATGCTCGTCTATGCCGGATCGCGCCAGCCCGAATGGGAGGAAGAGGCCTATTTGCAGGGCATCAAGCACGTGCTTGCCAAACCGTTCCGGCCGCGGATTCTTAATTCCGTGCTGGATGGCATGTTCGCACCGGCCGCCGCCTCGACGGACACCCAGCATTTCACTGCGACGCTCGCCACTTTGCCGGGCGCGACGTCGTCGTTCCGGGAAAATCTGCCGCCGACGGCTCCCTCGCCATCCACGACCTTTCAGAGCTTGGAAATCCTGCGCGACTTTTCGGCCATCCTCACCCATTCGTTGAAGGCGGATGCGCTGCTCAAACAATTCCTGCTGCTCATTCGTGAAATCACCGGTGTCAACCGGGCCGCCATCTTTTTGCGGCCATCCGAGGCGCCCTTCATGGCTGGTGCGGCAATGGATACGCGCCAATTGGCGGCGGCTTGTGCCATCGGCCTTCGGTCCGACTTGCTGGACAACGTGCAACTGTCATTCGAGGCGGGCATCGGCAGCCATGTGCAGCGGCTCGGGCGCATTCTTCGCCGCAACAGTCCAGAGGCTGCTGATGTGGAGACGCAACGCGAATTCGAATTGCTGGGGACGCAAGTGGCGATTCCCATCCTGGATCGTGAGCGTCTGCTCGGTGTGGCAGTGTTTGACGCCCGGGTGACGGGTGAGCCGCTCGTGAACGCCGAGCTGGAGTTGATTTTTCACCTGCTCGAGCAGGTTGGGCTGGCGGTCAAAAACATCTGGCTGCACGATCAGGTGGCGGCCAACCACGAAATGCTCGCGGACGTCATGCGCGAGTTGAGCAGCGCCTGCGTCGTGGTCAGCCGTGACCTCGCCGTGCTGCATGCCAACAAAATGGCTCGTAAATACTACGGCCAGGCCGGCAGCCGATCGGGTGAGCTCGAATTCAGCGACCTTCCGCCGGCGTTGGGCTCCAAGGTGTTTCAAGTGCTCAAGACCGGTTCGGCGGTGGCGCCCTTCCGTTACACGCCGGAGGATGAGCCCGGCGCCGTTTACCAGGTGACCATCGTGCCGATTCACCGCGGCGACACGCCGGTGCCCTCCTCGGCAATGCTGATGGTGGAGGACCGCACTCAATCCGAGCAGCTCCAGCGGTTGGAACTGGAGGCCCGGAATCTGCGGCTGGTGCGCAGCATGGCGGAACGGCTGGCGGCGGAAATCGGCAACGCCATGGTGCCGATTGCGGTGCACCATCAACTGCTCGGCGAGCGGTTCAAGGATGCGGAATTCCGGGCGGCCTTGGACAAGGCGCTGGCCGAAGGGGTGAAGCGCGTTGATCGCCTGGTGCATCAAATGCGCTACTTGGCCGGCAACGTCTCCGCGGCGGGCGATCCCATCCCGCTCGGTTCGTTGATTGAGGAAGCCTATCAGGAGGCCCGCAAATACCAGTCCGGCAAGGCGGCCAAACTGAACAACGAATTGCGCGACAAATCGGTGTCTATCTCGGGCGACCGCGCCGCCCTGAAGCACGCCTTTTGCGAGGTGATTCTGAATGCCTTGCAGTCCAACCCTGCCAGCCCGCAGATCGCCATCCGATTCCGCGACGAGGCCGCCACCAACGGAACCCACGAGGTGAAAATAGAGGTGGAAGACAACGGGCCGGGCTTCACGCCGGAGGCGCAGAAGGAGGCGACCACGCCGTTCTTCACCACGCGCATTCCGGGTGTGGGGCTGGGATTGGCCGTGACGCGGAAGATCATTGAAACCCATCGCGGCAAACTGGAAATACCGCTTGTTACCCCCGGTCACCCGGGGGTGGTGCGCATTTCCCTGCCGGTGGAAGCGCAAATGGCCCAGGCCTAGTTTGGTTCCCGGTGCGGTGAGTATAAGCCTGTTGCGTGAAAGTGGTTGGCTGATGACCGGGGGGCCGGGTTGAGCTGGTTTTGTCGCGGGAAGCAGATGATTTCTGCTTGTTAGGGGAAGGTCGACCGATACGATGCGGTCAATAAACAATCACACCGAGGAATTGATTCCGACCGACACTATTTCAGCCTCGACAGCGACCGAGGCGCCGCTGCTGGTGGCAACTGACCGGCCTGCCCGCCGACGGGGCACCTTGTTGATCTGCGACGACGAAGACGGTCCCCGGGAATCGTTGCGCATCATCTTCAAAGGGGATTACGACGTGTTGCCGGCCAGCAGTGGTCCTGAAGCCATTGAACTGGCGCAAAGCAATCAAGTGGACGTGGCGGTCTGCGACATCCGCATGTCAGGCATGTCGGGGATCGAGGTGCTGGAGCGGCTGAAGTTCGTCGATCCTACCATCGAAGTCGTGATGATGACGGCGTTCGAGACGACGGACACATTGCGGCAGGCGCTGCGGTTGCATGCGGCCGATTACATCAACAAACCCTTCGACGTCTCCACCGTCCGCGCCGCGGTGGCGGGCGCCATGCAGCGGCGGCTCCTGGAATCCGAGGCCAGCGACAGCGCCGCCAAACTGCAGGAACTCTACACGGAGCTGCAGCACCAGAAGATTCAGGAGCAAATCACCCAGGCGCGCGGCGAGATTTACGCCAGCGTCATTCACGACATCAACGGGCCGCTGACCGTAATTTCTGGATTCGTGCAGTTGTTGAATCAGCGGCTGGCGGGAATTGGCGAGCCGTCAGCGGCCGACGTCGAATTCATCAAGGACCGCTTGAAGACCATTCAGCGGCAGACGGCAAACTGCATCGAAATCTCGCGGCGTTATCTCAGTTTTTTGCGGCAGGCGGAAGGCGACGAAGTCTCGCGCGTCGGGGTGAACCAGATGCTGGCGGACCTGAACCAGCTCGTGCGGGTGCATCCCAGCCTGGGCAATCATCAGTTTGCGGTTCATCCCCTGGACCGCGACGTCGGTGTGCGCATCAACGGCACCGACCTCATCCAGATTCTCCGCAACCTGGTGATCAACGCGTTCCAGGCATCCGCGACATCCTGCCAGGTGGAAGTGGCGGCGCGTGTCCTCACGGAGCCGTTGGACTTGACGCAATTGAAAGATGGTCCGGGCGACCGGATCCTGAATGTTGAGTGCTTGGACAACGCCCCACCGCTGCTGGCGGTTTCCGTGTCCGACAACGGCCCGGGCATACCGCGCGAAATTCTGCCGAAGATATTCCAGCCGTATTTCACCACGAAATCCGCCAAACAGGGGACCGGTCTCGGGCTGAGCATCATCATGCGCCTCATCAAACAGGCTGGTGGCGCCTTGCATGTGCACACCGTGCCGGGCGCAGGGACGACCTTCACCGTTTATTTGCCGGCGGTGGATGGCTTGGTGCTGTCGCGGTCCTGACGCGCGTCCGCCGTCCGCCAAAAGCCGCTTTGCATTGTCCGTGGCCCGCCGTAGCATGACAGCCATACGAGGTCCGCATGAAGCCATCCCCGGTTCCAGCCAACGAAGCGCGGCGTTTGAAGGTGCTCTGGCAATATGAGGTGCTCGACACCGTGCCCGAGGCAGTGTTCGACGACCTGGTCGAACTGGCCAGTGCGGTTTGTGACGCGCCCATCGCCCTGATCTCCCTGGTGGATGAATCCCGCCAGTGGTTCAAGGCCAAGGTGGGCTTGAGCACAAACGAAACCAGCCGCGACGTCTCCTTCTGTGCCCACGCCATCATGCAGCCCGGCCTTTTCATCGTTCCGGACGCCACCAAGGACCAGCGGTTTGCCGACAATCCGCTGGTGATTGCGGAACCGCGAATTCGTTTTTATGCGGGTGCGCCGCTGGTCACTCCCGATGGTCACGCACTCGGCACCCTGTGCGTGCTGGACCAACGGCCTCGCGAACTCAGCGAAGCCCAGCGCAAGGCGTTGCAGGTGCTCGCGCGGCTCGCGGTGACGCAACTGGAGTTGCGGCGGCATGCAAAGGAACTGGCCCAGGCGCGCGAAGACACCCAGTTTCTCAAGCAGGAATTGGAAAAAGCCCGCAGCCACCTGGAAAACGTGGAACGGGGCAAGGACCGGGCTTGATGACGACGCGGCCCTAGTTGGCGCCGCCTCCCTGATTGTTGGCCCAAAGGATCGCCGCTGCCACGATGGTCGCCGTGATCAAGCCGGCTATCACCGCCCAGACCAGCACGATTTTCTGTTTGCGTCGCAGCGCCCGTCCGCCCATGCCCGGGAGCAGATAGAACCGCTCTTGTTCCTTGTTTCTTGAAAACCAGCCCATGTTTGTGTGCGGCCCCTTCCCCCAAGCAGCACCGCTGTCTGCCCGTGAATCGTGGACCTTCCTGTCGTGGGTTACTTTCGTTTTCCGGACGCCGGGCGACAAGCGGATTTTTGGCCGGCACCGTGACGCAGGGCGGGGCCAGTTGAAACCGCCAAGCGGCGGCCACGCGTCCTTAGTTCAGCACCGACAGGTAGCGCCGCAACGATGCCTTGAGGGTGGCAATTGCCTGCGAATGAATCTGGCAGACCCGCGACTCGGTGATTTCAAAAACGGCGGCGATGTCGCGCAACCGCAAACCTTCGTGGTAGTAAAGTGCCAGCACCTTTCGTTGCATGGCCGGCAGTTGCTCCAGTTGCCGGAAGACCAGCGTCACCAGGTCACGTCGTTCCACCGCTTCGCCCGGATCGATTTGAGAATCATCCTCAATGCTGTCGCTCACGGTGGCTTCGCCATCCAGGCCGGCGGCCATGGGCGCATCCAAGTGGACGAACGTGATGGGCTGGATGTCCGCCTGCAAGTCGGCGTAGCTGGCCTGGGTCAGGCCCAGTTCCCGGGCAATTTCCGCATCCGTGGCCGTTCTCCCATGGGCTTGTTCGAGCCGGCGCGCTGCGGCCTGCACGCGCCGGGCTTTCTGATGCACGGAACGCGGCACCCAGTCGAGCCGGCGCAGTTCATCCAAAATGGCGCCGCGGATGCGCAGGCGCGCGTAGGTTTCCAGCGAGCAGTTCGCGGCCGGATCATAATTCCGCACGGCCTGCAGCAGGCCCAACATGCCCGCGCTGAATAGATCGTCCACTTCAACGGAAGCGGGCAGATGCGCGGCGAGTCCGTGCACAACGGACCACACCAGCGGGACGTGCGCTTCGACCAGTTCGTCTTCCGTTTGCGGGAGCGAACCGGGCTGCTGGGTTGTCGTGGCGAGGCGCATGTTTTTGGCGGTCGAGGCCGCCGGCGAACACTCACTTTGGAACGCAACGCCGGTCCGGCTGGACGCGGCTTCGCGTTGCGTTTGATCATTCACCATCAATGCCTCAACACCGTCCATTTCCCGGCCTTTAGCAGAACGGTTGCCACTGCGAATCGACCGCGCAGGGCGCAGCAAAACCTCAATGTTTTCGTTGTTTTTGGCCGCCAAGTGAAGCGTTTTGAGCGGGTGTCAGGATGCAGTGGGAAAGTGTTGCCGGTGGAGGCGGCAAATTTTGCCAGGCAAATTTTGACCGATTATCTTGCGCCAAATTGCATTCGGGGCGGCGGTCGTTCCGTGGCGGAAGGAATGATTTCACGCCTGCCCATCGGACAAGAAAAGGCGGTGGAGCCGTGCAGAGGCTGAAGGCCAGAGGCAGGCTGGATCAGGTGAGGCGCACGGTGCGCAAACGGGCGGGCTTAAGCCTCGGCGCCGGCGTCGGCCCGCTGATCGTCGGGAGTGACGCCGTATTCGTGCAGCTTGTTGCGGAGCGTGCGGATGCTGATGCCGAGCTTTTTGGCGGCGTGCGTCCGGTTGCCCTGGCACTGGGCCAGCACGCGCAATATCTGGCGCTTCTCCAGTTCGTCGAGGGTCAGCGGATCGCTGGTGGATGCGTCGTCCGGGGCGAAATCGAGCAGGGCCTTGGAATCGGTCGAATCGAGCGAAGTAAAACCGAGGTGGCTGGGTTGCAGGGTTCCTTCTTCGCCGCAGAGAATGACCGCGCGTTCGAGGACGTTTTGCAGTTCCCGCACGTTGCCGGGCCAGTGATGGGCGGCCAGGGCCTTCATGCAATCCTTGGATGCATCCGTCACGGGCACGCCGTGCTTGCGAGCGAAGCGCCGCAGGAAATGGCCGGCGAGCAGCGGAATGTCCTCCCGGCGGTCGCGCAACGGGGGAACCCGCACGGGCACGACGTTCAGGCGGAAGAAAAGATCCTGGCGGAATTCCTTGCGGGCGACGCTTTGTTCCAGGTTGCGGTTGGTGGTGGCCAGCACGCGGACGTCCACCTTGATGGTGCGATTGCCGCCCACGCGTTCGAGTTCGCGCTCCTGTAGAACGCGCAGCAGCTTGGCCTGCACGCCGGGGGAAATTTCGCTGATCTCATCGAGCAGAATCGTGCCGGTGTGCGCCAGTTCAAAGCGGCCTTCGCGTTTGGTCAGTGCGCCGGTGAATGCCCCCTTTTCGTGGCCAAAGAATTCGCTTTCGATGAGGTTTTCCGGGATCGCAGCGCAGTTTACCTTGATGAACGGCGCGGCCGCCCGGGGGCTGGCGCGGTAAATC
Coding sequences within it:
- a CDS encoding GAF domain-containing protein, coding for MKPSPVPANEARRLKVLWQYEVLDTVPEAVFDDLVELASAVCDAPIALISLVDESRQWFKAKVGLSTNETSRDVSFCAHAIMQPGLFIVPDATKDQRFADNPLVIAEPRIRFYAGAPLVTPDGHALGTLCVLDQRPRELSEAQRKALQVLARLAVTQLELRRHAKELAQAREDTQFLKQELEKARSHLENVERGKDRA
- a CDS encoding ATP-binding protein produces the protein MKTLLVLAPHPELADSMRTGLNPEHYRVVHRVSAEEAEPLLVHGLVDACVLDLELSGVQGIWMIEKLRRKSPRIPMLVYAGSRQPEWEEEAYLQGIKHVLAKPFRPRILNSVLDGMFAPAAASTDTQHFTATLATLPGATSSFRENLPPTAPSPSTTFQSLEILRDFSAILTHSLKADALLKQFLLLIREITGVNRAAIFLRPSEAPFMAGAAMDTRQLAAACAIGLRSDLLDNVQLSFEAGIGSHVQRLGRILRRNSPEAADVETQREFELLGTQVAIPILDRERLLGVAVFDARVTGEPLVNAELELIFHLLEQVGLAVKNIWLHDQVAANHEMLADVMRELSSACVVVSRDLAVLHANKMARKYYGQAGSRSGELEFSDLPPALGSKVFQVLKTGSAVAPFRYTPEDEPGAVYQVTIVPIHRGDTPVPSSAMLMVEDRTQSEQLQRLELEARNLRLVRSMAERLAAEIGNAMVPIAVHHQLLGERFKDAEFRAALDKALAEGVKRVDRLVHQMRYLAGNVSAAGDPIPLGSLIEEAYQEARKYQSGKAAKLNNELRDKSVSISGDRAALKHAFCEVILNALQSNPASPQIAIRFRDEAATNGTHEVKIEVEDNGPGFTPEAQKEATTPFFTTRIPGVGLGLAVTRKIIETHRGKLEIPLVTPGHPGVVRISLPVEAQMAQA
- a CDS encoding sigma-54 dependent transcriptional regulator, giving the protein MPVEKIIVVEDDLLVRKSLEAQLKRRCEVTAVDTIAAARDALSRDNFDLVLSDVHLPDGNGTDLLRELKTRPQKPLVVIMTGLGTAEFAMNCLREGAFDYLFKPFTPDQLEFTLKKAEEFSQLIRVNQYLSQQTDADESEDTGSELLGGSASMEQLRELIHKVARTQATVLIQGESGTGKELVARAIYRASPRAAAPFIKVNCAAIPENLIESEFFGHEKGAFTGALTKREGRFELAHTGTILLDEISEISPGVQAKLLRVLQERELERVGGNRTIKVDVRVLATTNRNLEQSVARKEFRQDLFFRLNVVPVRVPPLRDRREDIPLLAGHFLRRFARKHGVPVTDASKDCMKALAAHHWPGNVRELQNVLERAVILCGEEGTLQPSHLGFTSLDSTDSKALLDFAPDDASTSDPLTLDELEKRQILRVLAQCQGNRTHAAKKLGISIRTLRNKLHEYGVTPDDQRADAGAEA
- a CDS encoding ATP-binding protein, which produces MAESFIDSKQLRLAFADYDRRVIVNNVQVGCLIGVLLMPAGTILDWFAYPPNQYPGVWANFLKIRLLCSVLIALFWFAVVSPAGRKHPRVLGVLLAMFPTFFIALMIYLQGGSESPYYAGLNLVLLVIGFVLHWTLGESAVAVSLVVLMYVGACAMHGPINRQGFANNMYFLVLTGIIVVTGSYVHSRWRFREFALRYELDRNRRELEISNQQLNNKKGELESSNSALSQKKEELEASNLQLSQRTDELQRTLVELRQTQDQLITKEKQASLGVWSAGIIHEMNNPLNFARTGLYALRNKEKLLPPAEQAEFKEVVADIEDGIKRVHTIVSDLRTYAHPGREESEDVPLADIVRVALRFFSSDLQGRVEVIQDIPSELSIQANRNKMIQVLGNLLQNSVDALKAKQFDEGHPQIRIDGRQADGRVRLVLRDNGPGIDKQHLDKIFDPFFTTKDVGEGMGLGLGICYRIVHEFGGTISVQTELGQFCEFTLDFPADRMEPQPA
- a CDS encoding hybrid sensor histidine kinase/response regulator produces the protein MDNYYDYKKFAILYVDDEEKSLKNFTRAFGESFRILTAPNAQRGLALLEKHQTEIGVLMTDQRMPGEKGVWLLERARHLQPRIIRILVTAYTDMDAAIAAVNTGSIYKFIMKPWDPPQLDNNLRRALEFFMVQRERDQLLKEKLSVIHNMMIADRIVSLGLLAQGLSHHIRNPLQAVKTFLDLAPAKLEEEKLDASGLRDPDFWKEYYQNAQTQLDKITNLLKDLWSAPEKPDSSFGSRVQVGGVVDKEVALIRPSLEAKDITVINTIPVDLPEIGVDAQKFHRLFELLLRDELASLPQGAKITFTGRYLSETPSGQPEVEIMVTDDGPGLPKEALRILFDPFVVRMDMPSEYGINLMACFFIVHHHGGKITAQSHTGTGTTFSIRMPVNPSQTPIEDRAEFLQKILLNETLWEKLISTPE
- a CDS encoding hybrid sensor histidine kinase/response regulator; protein product: MRSINNHTEELIPTDTISASTATEAPLLVATDRPARRRGTLLICDDEDGPRESLRIIFKGDYDVLPASSGPEAIELAQSNQVDVAVCDIRMSGMSGIEVLERLKFVDPTIEVVMMTAFETTDTLRQALRLHAADYINKPFDVSTVRAAVAGAMQRRLLESEASDSAAKLQELYTELQHQKIQEQITQARGEIYASVIHDINGPLTVISGFVQLLNQRLAGIGEPSAADVEFIKDRLKTIQRQTANCIEISRRYLSFLRQAEGDEVSRVGVNQMLADLNQLVRVHPSLGNHQFAVHPLDRDVGVRINGTDLIQILRNLVINAFQASATSCQVEVAARVLTEPLDLTQLKDGPGDRILNVECLDNAPPLLAVSVSDNGPGIPREILPKIFQPYFTTKSAKQGTGLGLSIIMRLIKQAGGALHVHTVPGAGTTFTVYLPAVDGLVLSRS
- a CDS encoding FliA/WhiG family RNA polymerase sigma factor — translated: MRLATTTQQPGSLPQTEDELVEAHVPLVWSVVHGLAAHLPASVEVDDLFSAGMLGLLQAVRNYDPAANCSLETYARLRIRGAILDELRRLDWVPRSVHQKARRVQAAARRLEQAHGRTATDAEIARELGLTQASYADLQADIQPITFVHLDAPMAAGLDGEATVSDSIEDDSQIDPGEAVERRDLVTLVFRQLEQLPAMQRKVLALYYHEGLRLRDIAAVFEITESRVCQIHSQAIATLKASLRRYLSVLN
- a CDS encoding class I SAM-dependent methyltransferase, with the protein product MQNIQRNIVFRSDDGLDTQGNIIRLALQTVVFEVPNPTVTLRLSQVLEGFKVLTGDAAFFAGRAVVRNIIHTGHSVVCEATLDHSLGHALLDAASAHQRGAYWQERFKEFVQGWQREYRVLPEFKSVIADMQSFLEELRIWLDRLETEIQSLPQDEAVRLEQFVISELKEPVTSAIDSFVDPFEDIASRLGGEMEAVHRIHLRRQLHPLLLTSPFAYRTFTKPLGYAGDYEVVDMMLRSPDEGKTLFAKMINIWLVGQAPAEAHRNRVAYLVRILVEETLRVSAAGQRAHIFNLGCGPAEEVGRFLNTEAVSDFADMTLLDFNEETITQLRRKLDHIRVTRRPRARFEVIRKSVQQVLKDASRAIKNESRPSYDFVYCAGLFDYLTDPVCKHLMNVFYDMLAPEGLLVATNVSDAMNQTRPFRYSMEYMLDWHLIYRDGVGFRKLAPDKAPADAVVCMSDTTGVNVFIEVRKPRHG